The genomic region CTTCCTGCTGCAGCACTGGCTTGAGCCCTCTCAGAAGAGGGGAAGAAAGCCATTGACTCAAACACTACCACCACTGCTTGCAGCACCTACAGGTCTGCTGAAGAGCCCTCAACGAAGTACTGACCAGGCTCAGCCCTGCTTAACTGGAGAGATCTGACGAGATCTGGGGCTTGGCTACGCTTACATTTTAGAGCGCTCTAATTTGctgtctcaggggtgtgaaaaatcaacccccccccgagcacagcaagtcagagcgctttaaaggtgtggaggtggattaccaggcgcgtggggagagctctctcccagcactcgcGTACGACCACGTTCGCACTTCAGAGTGCTGCCgagacagcgctttgaagtgtccagtgtagccatgccctaagacaGTATAGGCTTATGTGCAGGCCAAGGAGAAAGAATCTTTGCTACTGTCCAAACTCAGGATGCTTGAATGTGACCATCTCTGAACACTGGTATGTGTTTGCACACAAGTAGCTCAGGTCTTTCACTCCAGGAATTGGACTTAAACCCCATCCTCACAACTAGCAGAAGGCTCCAAAATCTAATGAATCAAACACGGTGTAAACAATGGGATAAAGATATCACTTTAGCCAGGAATGGCAATTTACATCTTTGATTTACTGCTGTGAATTTGACTGCTCAGATCGGGGAAGGGAGTGCTCAGAGGCTCATATTTCAAGGTATAAGATACTACCCACTTGACTGGAAAGGATTGGGTTTTTTGTTGAGATGGTCCTTTGTGTTAGTGAAGACTAGGAGGATGTAGaaggaattgccacactggaaTTGCACAAGGAATTGCCATGAAGGGTCAATTGTGGTTCTGTAGCATCTTGTGATAAGGTAGACAGTTAAGTTTAACTGTTTTACAGTAGCAGAAAAGCTTGGGGAGCCAAGATCAGAACTCCTGTATTATCGCAAGCACTATTCCATAGAGCAGAAACAAAATGTGCCCatgtttttaattaacattttcctTCCGGAAACTAACATGCACATCAGAGCCATAAGAATCGAAGAATGGGACACAAACACATACCCTTTTCTCCATTTCCAGCATACTCGATCGGTCAGAGGTTTTTTCCTGTTTCTgctatttcaattaaaaatagaaagttATTAAAACAGAGTGGCATGCACATGGACAGCACAAAGAGAATGGCCAGAACCTCCATATGTAAGAAAGCTGTTTTTACAAGGAGCCTAATGTAGTTAGCATGAACAATCATACTTTCTACTTCAATAGCACCTTTTAGAgaatccaaagcactttacaagcaaaCACAATTTTCTTTTATGGAAACCATACCAGCACCTCCAAATCATAGGTTCATCAGCCAACACCCCCTCCTCCTGTCTTCATCTCCCCAGTTCTGGAGCCCCTTTCCTCCTTACCTGGGCTGCTTTTTCCAGTTTTGATTTGATATCAGCCAGCTCCAGCTGGGCTTCCTGCAGTTTGGATTTCAGCTTTTGGTTTTCAGACAGCGCGCCCTCGTAGAGCTGAAACAGGGAGCCAGGTATTTGAATTGCTCTGTGCCTATCGTATGAGCCTGCCTAACAGTCACAACTGCATGGAGACGTGTTGCTCCACAGCTCTGAACACCAGTAGCAGGTTTTAGAGCCATTTCTGCATTGCCACCACTTTCTAAGAATGGCTCAACTCTTCTGCGCTGATTTTCCCCCCACAGTCCTAATAAACTGATCCCATAAAAGAAATTAAGAAGGTCCGTTGTGGCTTTTGTAGTTTCTTTAAGTCCCTTTTCTTTGTCTACTGCCTGTGGCATTTTTAAGAATGGCTTGCCTGTCTTAATAATTTAATATAATAAAGAACTCAGATGTTCAATCAACATCACTGAGTTGGCTGACCAGACCTAAACCTATAATTCAGCTGAGAgtgtcaggggacaccatcacagggcctaataacatcagccacactatcagaggctcgttcacctgcacatccaccaatgtgatatatgccatcatgtgccagcaatgcccctctgccatttacattggtcaaactggacagtctctacgtaaaagaataaatggacacaaatcagatgtcaagaattataacattcataaaccagtcggagaacacttcaatctctctggtcacgcaatcacagacatgaaggtcgctatcttaaaacaaaaaaacttcaaatccagactccagcgagaaactgctgaattggaattcatttgcaaattggatactattaatttaggcttaaatagagactgggagtggctaagtcattatgcaaggtagcctatttccccttgttttttcctaccccctccccccgatgttctggtttaacttggatttaaacttggagagtggtcagtttggatgagctattaccagcaggagagtgagtttctgtgtgtatgggggtgggggggtgagaaaacctggatttgtgctggaaatggcccaccttgattatcatgcacattgtagggagagtggtcactttggatgagctattaccagcaggacagtgagtttgtgtgtgtgtttttgggaggggggtgagagaacctggatttgtgcaggaaatggcccagcttgattatcatgcacattgtgtagagagttgtcactttggatgggctatcaccagcaggagagtgaatttgtgtgtgggggggtggagggtgagaaaacctggatttgtgctggaaatggcccaacctgatgatcactttagataagctattaccagcaggacagtggggtgggaggaggtattgtttcatattctctgtgtgtatataaagtctgctggagtttccacggtatgcatccgatgaagtgagctgtagctcacgaaagctcatgctcaaataaattggttaatctctaaggtgccacaagtactccttttctttttgcgaatacagactaacacggctgttactctgaaacctgctcttaTATGGTTTCACTTTAAGGAAGAGAAATAACAGTCAAGAAATTTTACCAGGGAGAAAGATTACCAGCCTCACCAATTCCTGAGTCCATCAGTACTTCCCACCTCTCAGAGAGGCAAGACAAACGCCTTTAGGCAAACTGTGCTGGAACGTTATAGTCCTGCACGCTGACTGGTTGTTAAGGAGACACTGGTTTCTAATTCAGATGGAGTCTTCTCTCACCATACtagtttttagtttaaaaaactaAACTGAAGTACCTTCTAGGGTTTCACATCCCTGGGAATTAAGATCACCTTAATCTGTTCACCTTTCAACAGTTGTGACTTGCTATTaccatattttatttcatttattttacacacacacacacgttcctcTCTGCTCTAAGATCAGGTTAAAGAATGATTTCACCCCTTAGCTTTAGTTATTGAAGGATTAAGGCAAGAGTTAAATTAGGTTCTTCCAAAATAGCTATATAAGGTGGTAGCTTAAAGCCCATGGACGTATAGTACGCTCCCCTTAGCTCATAATACCAAACAACGTATTTTGGTTTTCCCTGCTGACTAGCATTCCAGGTTTCATCCTGGTGCTGATTCAAAGCAGATGAAGACTGTAATGAAAACCAGTGGTTATAAACACCGAGCAAACATTACCCAGCAATAATGCAAGATAAGGCTTTCCGAAATGCCACTCAGACTGTGTAGCTACTTTTCAGATGCTTTCATCTTTGTCATTTGAGAAATTCCCCTGAAAAGGAACTTTGTAAACTAGCTGCATGTTAACAAAGCAAACCACTCTGAGCTGGAGCACTTCTTCAGCCTGTTTGCCTCTTTCCTGTGTATTCAGTCTTCTCTCGTTCCCTGAGTCCATGGTTCTTTTATATCTTCGAAGGAGCGTGATTCCAGCAGACAGTGAAGTCAGGAGAAACAAACCCTGAGATGGCTGGGCTGACAAAATAACCCTTTGCTTGCAAGGTAACTTAGTGATTCCTGAAAACTCTCCCTTTTTAATCTTTCACAGCTCCTCCCAGCAGACCTCAGGTTTCTGCAAGAAGGCTACAGCTCAAATAGGCAGCGCTTAGGGTATATGGGGTAGAAATATTACATATAAAAGAGCCCTACTTTTTTATAGTCCCTGTTAGTGTCCTCCTCTGTTCTACTGCTGAGGGAAGCCAGGCGGTTCTCTCTTCTGGTGTAAGCGCTGGAGCGGCTGGTGGCACGATCGCTGTACGAGTCACTGGTGGTAGGGCTTGTACCTGCTGATTCCAACCTACAAACAAACAAGATCCAACTCTAGTAGAGAAGAGTAGCGATCAGCCTGGGAACAGCTGAGATGCGGTCAGTGTGACCATGACTGGTCAGGACTCAAGCCTTCCAAGAAACATCTCAACACCTACCAGAAGCAGCTCAGAACATTCACTGATATAACGTCACTGCTATCattctggaatcatagaatcatagaatatcagggttggaagggacctcaggaggtcatctagtccaaccccctgctcaaaagcaggacccatccccaattaaatcatcccagccagggctttgtcaagcctgaccttaaaaacttctaaggaaggagattccaccacctccctaggcaacgcattccagtgtttcaccaccctcctagtgaaaaagtttttcctaatatccaacctaaacctcccccactgcaacttgagaccattactccttgtcctgtcctcttccaccactgagaatagtctagaaccatcctctctggaactacctctcaggtagttgaaagcagctatcaaatcccccctcattcttctcttccgcagactaaacaatcccagttccctcagcctctcctcataagtcatgtgttccagacccctaatcatttttgttgcccttcgctggactctctccaatttatccacatccttcttgtagtgtggggcccaaaactggacacagtactccagatgaggcctcaccaatgtcgaatagagggggacgatcacatccctcgatctgctcgctatgcccctacttatacatcccaaaatgccattggccttcttggcaacaagggcacactgttgctcatatccagcttctcgtccactgtcacccgtaggtccttttccgcagaaccgctgcctagccattcggtccctagtctgtaggttcttccatcctaagtgcaggactctgcacttgtccttgttaaacctcatcagatttcttttggcccaattctctaattcgtctagggccctctgtatcctatccctaccctccagcgtatctacctctcctcccagtttagtgtcatctgcaaacttgtggagggtgcaatccacaccatcctccagatcatttatgaagatattgaacaaaaccggccccaggaccgacccctggggc from Caretta caretta isolate rCarCar2 chromosome 21, rCarCar1.hap1, whole genome shotgun sequence harbors:
- the PPP1R12B gene encoding protein phosphatase 1 regulatory subunit 12B isoform X6, giving the protein MSSLYTRSKEFTRNRKSQSDSPPSSPSPIAKTLRHERLSRLESAGTSPTTSDSYSDRATSRSSAYTRRENRLASLSSRTEEDTNRDYKKLYEGALSENQKLKSKLQEAQLELADIKSKLEKAAQQKQEKTSDRSSMLEMEKRGKRALERRLSEMEEEMKVLTELKSDNQRLKDENGALIRVISKLSK